The genomic interval ATTTTATTCTGACGATTGAGGATAAAGAAATTGAGTTACAAGGTATGCTTGATGTTATCGAGAGTTATGTTTAACACAATTGATGAATGAAGAATATTCATAAAATGCACCTCTAAAGGTGAACCTTAAAATTCAACTTTAGGGGTGTTTATTTTGAATAAAATAGTATGAAATTAATTTTAAATTCAAGTCTAAAAGAGATAGAAAAAAGAAAAAATTTTAGCTATCGTTTATTGAATAGTCATCATAATTATATACATACATAATTAAAAAAGTATTAAATCACATGCAATTCAGAATCATTTTTCATACGTAGAAAATGCTAAAAACCCATTTCAAAATAACTTCTTTTTATTTACAATAATACAGAATATACAAAATAAGGAGAATGTTATGAAACGTTTAAGAAATTTATTCATTGTTCTGATTGCTGTACTTGCTACTGTAAGTATTTCGACCCCGGCAAGTGCTGCAGAATACTATTATAAGTATAACGGACATAGTGGTTATAATTATCAATTTGTAAAGTCTAAGTCATTTATTAATGCGGTGAAAAAGGGTAAAGTCACTGTTAATGGAAAGACAGTTGTCAAAATAGTACCAATTGAGTCTGTCGAAAAATCATCAGAGCCAATGATGGAATATGGTTTTGGGAATAAGAAGGTTAAGTCAAAATACATTAAAAGAAAGTATGACACAGTCTTTTTTCTGAATGATCACCTAAAAACATACGCCATTGTTATGCCTGTTAAAAAAGGTAAGATTACGAAAAAACAATTTATTAAAATATACGGTAAAAACTATGCAGAAATGCAAGTTGTTGATAATGAGTATAGTGTATATTACAAATTTAAAAATCATTATTTTGAAGGTATATTTAATAAAAAGAATCAACTGATTGGTGTTTCGATGAGTTCACATATTAGCGGACAATTCGGAAAAGAATTCGAACAGATGATTTTTGGTAAATAATATGAAAGTGCTACAGTATCTATAATATGGAACTGTAGCACTTTTTATTTTACATATCTTATGTTGGTGTTATTTCATAATTGAAAAGTATTATAATTAAAGAAAACAATTGAGGTGTACGATGGATAAATGTTTAATTATTGGATCGACAGTATGTGATGTTGTGATAAATGTAGATAAATTACCAACAACAGCAGGAGATGTACATATATCAAGTCAGGTGATGGCACTAGGTGGATGTGCATATAATGTAGTGTCAGTTTTACATCATCTAGGTATCCCTTATACGTTTATATCACCAGTTGGAACAGGGATGTATGGGGAATTTGTAGCTCGTGAACTATATAAGAAAGGGATTCAAACAAAGGTGCGTGTTGAAGGAGAGAACGGATGCTGTTATTGTTTCGTTGAGCAGCACGGAGAACGTACATTTATGTCACATCACGGTGTTGAGTATACGTTTAATCCGGAATGGTTACATGGTTTGAATTTAGATGACTACAAGTATGTATATATATGTGGGCTGGAAGTCGAAGAACGTGATGGAGATAAACTGATTGATACGTTAACACATATCGATGCAACAATTATCTTTGCACCAGGACCGAGAGGGAACTTAATCCCTAGGGAACATATGGAACGCGTGTATCAACTATCACCGATTGTACACTTGAATGAACAGGAGATAATGGAACAAACGGGATGTGATACGGTTGAAGCGGCGCTTGAAGTAATGTATAGAAAGACACGCAATAAAATTGTCGTAACACAAGGAGAGCATGGTGCAATCATAT from Macrococcus armenti carries:
- the isaB gene encoding immunodominant staphylococcal antigen IsaB family protein gives rise to the protein MKRLRNLFIVLIAVLATVSISTPASAAEYYYKYNGHSGYNYQFVKSKSFINAVKKGKVTVNGKTVVKIVPIESVEKSSEPMMEYGFGNKKVKSKYIKRKYDTVFFLNDHLKTYAIVMPVKKGKITKKQFIKIYGKNYAEMQVVDNEYSVYYKFKNHYFEGIFNKKNQLIGVSMSSHISGQFGKEFEQMIFGK
- a CDS encoding PfkB family carbohydrate kinase, with protein sequence MDKCLIIGSTVCDVVINVDKLPTTAGDVHISSQVMALGGCAYNVVSVLHHLGIPYTFISPVGTGMYGEFVARELYKKGIQTKVRVEGENGCCYCFVEQHGERTFMSHHGVEYTFNPEWLHGLNLDDYKYVYICGLEVEERDGDKLIDTLTHIDATIIFAPGPRGNLIPREHMERVYQLSPIVHLNEQEIMEQTGCDTVEAALEVMYRKTRNKIVVTQGEHGAIIYDGVVTHVPGETVTVKDTIGAGDSHAGAFISSLAKGMDDKSALTLANKVAAQVVQVSGVGLSDEVWNKIRFKR